CTTTGGTAAACAGTTTGCCAAAGCCATAATGCCTCCTGCAGCCCCTAAGGTTAAGGCTGGATATAGAGCTGAGGCCGTTCCAACAAAAATACTAAAATCCTGGCCCTTTGTCACCCGTTTAAAGGTTGCAAACTGGGGCATATCTCCAGAGCTGTCTTTCATTCCAATAATATTTTTATGTTTTGCCATCTGGGCTACTAAATCTGCTCCCATGTTAACATGAGTAAACTTAGGTACATTATAAAGCAAAATAGGAATTTTTACATTGTCAGCTACCTGAGTAAAATATTGAGCCAATGCAGGAGTTTTCATAGCTCCGTCGTAAAAACAGGGGGTTAAAATCAACGCGCAGTCCGCCCCCAGATCTGCGGCCTTATTTGTAAGCTCAATGGTCTCTTCCGCCGTTTCCATTCCAGTTCCGCACATAATAATTTTCCCCGGCGCATTAACGGCGGCCAGCTTTACCAGTTTCAGCTTCTCCTCTTCTCTGAGAAAAGCCGTTTCACTATTTGAGCCCAGCACAAGAAGACCTTCCAAATCTGTTTGAGCCCATTTTCTTACATTATAAACAAATGCCTCATAATCCACTTCCCCGTTCTCTTTAAAAGGAGTAATCATCGGAGGAAAAATTCCACTTAATTTCATCTCTATACCTCATCCACATATTATTTTTTATTGTTATGAGCACTTAGTGCCTGTATTTTAGGCACTTACGTGGGATACATGAAAAATAGTTCTCGAGGTCTTTCACGAGTGTTACTATTTTTTATTTCACTCGTTCCTCGTTCCATAAAAACTACGGGAACCCCAAACTTCGCTATGGCGAACTTTGGGTAGCAAATAGTTTCGCGCTTTGCGCTCAACTATTTTTTATTGTTTTTACAGCAATGACATGCTACAAAATGGCCGGGACTTACTTCCAAAAGCTCTGGTTCCTCACTGCTGCAGATTTCTTTTGCTAAGGAACAGCGGTTGG
The window above is part of the Lachnoclostridium edouardi genome. Proteins encoded here:
- a CDS encoding dihydrodipicolinate synthase family protein — protein: MKLSGIFPPMITPFKENGEVDYEAFVYNVRKWAQTDLEGLLVLGSNSETAFLREEEKLKLVKLAAVNAPGKIIMCGTGMETAEETIELTNKAADLGADCALILTPCFYDGAMKTPALAQYFTQVADNVKIPILLYNVPKFTHVNMGADLVAQMAKHKNIIGMKDSSGDMPQFATFKRVTKGQDFSIFVGTASALYPALTLGAAGGIMALANCLPKECIQVYEQYKRNDLEGALETYQRIFPVNTAVTATYGISGLKYACTLKGYKGGYVRRPLMEQTEENKAEIKKILQEAEG